The genome window GATATCACCAAGTTCGTGCACCCGGCCGTGGCGGATGCGCTGACCCTGCGTTTCAAAAAGTAATTTCTGACCAGCGGGCTTGTCTGTGGCCAGTGGGCTTGACGCAATAAGCCCGCTCACCACCACAAGCACATCGCCACAGGTCATGTGCGCTCGCACTGTGGGCGCCAATGCGGCACAATTGCGCGCATTCGTTTTCAGATGCCCTGGCTGACAGCCCTGGCAGGAGTTTCCATGTCCCTGATCATCACCGACGATTGCATCAACTGCGACGTCTGCGAACCCGAGTGCCCGAACGCTGCGATTTCCCAGGGCGAAGAGATCTACGTGATCGACCCCAACCTGTGCACCCAGTGCGTCGGCCACTACGACGAGCCTCAGTGCCAGCAAGTGTGCCCGGTGGATTGCATTCCGCTGGATGAAGCCCATCCGGAAACGGAAGAGCAGTTGATGGAGAAGTACCGGAAGATTACCGGTAAGGCTTAAGGTTCTTCAGCGTCTGTACCGGCCTCTTCGCGAGCAAGCCGGCCCCACGTTTAAGCGTATTTCGTCAGAACGAACGCGTTCTAATGTGGGAGCGGGCTTGCTCGCGAAGGCGGCATCCGCCATCACACAGCGTCAGCTCTGGCACTTAGGGCAAAACACACTCGCGCGCTGCCCCAACACCACATTGCGCAGCTCGCTGCCGCACACCTTGCACGCCTCGCCGCCACGGCCATAGACGAACAGTTCCTGCTGGAAATACCCCGGCTGCCCATCGCCGCCGATAAAGTCCCGCAGCGTGGTGCCGCCCCGTTCGATCGCAGCCGCCAGCACACGCTTGATCTCAATCGCCAGCTTCAGATAGCGCCCGCGTGAAATACCGCCCGCGGCGCGACGCGGATCAATCCCCGCCGCAAACAACGCTTCCGTCGCATAAATATTGCCAACCCCCACCACCACGGCGTTGTCCATGATGAACGGCTTCACCGCCACTGACTTGCCACGGGACAGCTGAAACAGCCGCTCGCCGTCAAACAGTTCGGTCAACGGCTCCGGCCCCAGGCGCATCAGCAACGCGTGGTTGTGCGGGTCCTGACTCCAGAGCATTGCGCCGAAACGCCGTGGGTCGGTGTAGCGCAGGGCCAGGCCGGATTCGAGTTCGATGTCCACATGCTCATGTTTGAGTGCCGGCAAACCGACTTCCACCAGGCGCAGGTTGCCCGACATACCTAAGTGGCTGATCAAGGTGCCCAGTTCGGCATTGATCAACAGGTACTTGGCCCGCCGCTCCACCAAGACGATGCGCTGCCCTGAGAGACGCACATCGAGGTCTTCCGGGATCGGCCAGCGCAGGCGCCGCTCACGCACCACCACGCGACTGACCCGCTGGCCTTCCAGGTGTGGCGCAATTCCGCGCCGGGTGGTTTCGACTTCTGGTAACTCGGGCATGTGTACCTCTGGAAAAAAGGGTCAGTGCGCGCCCAACTCGCGGATCGACAACTTCATGCTTTCAAAGTCGTAGTCCGACAGGCCCACGTAATCCAGCACCAGGTGGCCGATAGCATTCCACTCATGGTCCTCAGCCTGGCTGCCCAGCACCCGGTAAGACGAGCAAATGTGCTCGGCCATTTTCAGGATCGCCAGCAGGTTTTTCAGTTGCGGAGTGCGCGATGACTCATCGCTGAAAATCGCCAGGGCGTTGTGGTGGTTGGCGATGGCGTCGGTCACATGCTCCGGCAGGCGCCAGGATTTGGCGGTGTAATAACCGACGACTGCATGGTTGGTGTTGAACGCGTTGTTCTCGGTGTCGACCACGCGGCAGTCGGGGCCGGCGTTGGCGTAGGCCTCTTCCAGCACCGCCATGTAGTTGGGGAAACGCTTGAACATCAACGGTACGCCGCAATCGTGGAACAGGCCCAGAGCATAGGCCTCGTCGACGGTTTGCGAACCGGTGCGCTTGGCCAGGGTCAGGCACGTCATGGCCACATCCTGGGCGGTGTCCCAGAAGCGGTTGAGGGTGACGATGGTGTCGTCGCTCATCTCGCCCTTGATCGACTGGGCATTGATCAGGTTAATGATCGAGCGGCTGCCCAGCAGGTTCACTGCGCGCTGGATCGAGGCGATCTTGTTGCTCAGCCCGTAATAGGGCGAGTTGACGATCTTCAGCAGCGCGCCGGACAAGCCTGGGTCTTGGGAGATCAACCGCGCGATCACTTCCAGGTCCGGGTCGGGCATGTACTGCTCCATCTGCAAATCCACCATGATTTGCGGTTGAGGCGGCACGCTGATGCCTTGCAGGGCCTGTTGGATCTGCTCGGCGGAAAGCTCTTGGGACATAAGTACACACTCTGGGCTAGGCGAGGATTCTAACCCTTATGAAGACTTGACCGACACCCAAATGCCGAACTGAAACCGGATCAAATGTGGGAGCGGGCTTGCTCGCGAAAGCGCGGTGTCAGTCACCGAATACAGTGGCTGATCCACCGCTTTCGCGAGCAAGCCCGCTCCCACATGTCCGGCGGCGCCGCGAATTCATGCACAACACGGTATACTCCCGCTCTTTTTTCCGGAGCGACGTCATGTCCCTGCCAAGCCTGCGTCTCAAAGCCAACGCCGATCGTCGTTTGCGCAACGGCCACCTGTGGGTCTACAGCAACGAAATCGACGTGGCCGCCACACCTCTTCACGGCTTCCAGGCAGGCGACCAGGCCATCCTGGAAGCGGCCGGCGGCAAGACCCTGGGCATCGTGGCCATGAGCCCGAACAACCTGATCTGCGCACGCCTGTTGTCGCGCGACATCAAGTTGCCCCTGGACAAGTCGCTGCTGGTACACCGCATCAACGTCGCCCTGTCGCTGCGTGACCGCCTGTTCGACAAGCCGTTCTACCGCCTGGTCTACGGCGATTCCGACCTGTTGCCAGGCCTGGTCGTCGACCGTTTCGGCGACATCCTGGTGGTGCAGATCGCTTCGGCGACCATGGAAGCCCACAAAGCAGACGTGATCGCGGCGCTGACCCAAGTGCTCAAGCCGAGCGGCATCCTGTTCAAGAACGACTCCGCCGCACGCGACGCTGAAGGCCTCAACCGCTACGTTGAAACCGTGTTCGGCCTGGTGCCGGAGTGGGTAGCGCTGGAAGAAAATGGCGTCAAGTTCGAAGCGCCGGTCATCCAGGGCCAGAAAACCGGCTGGTTCTACGACCACCGCATGAACCGCGCGCGCCTGGCCCCGTATGCCAAAGGCAAACGTGTGCTGGACCTGTACAGCTACATCGGCGGCTGGGGCGTGCAAGCTGCAGCCTTCGGCGCCAGTGAAGTGTTCTGCGTCGACGCTTCCGCTTTCGCCCTCGACGGCGTTGAGCGTAACGCCGCGCTGAACGGCGTCGCCGAGAAAATGACCTGCATCGAAGGCGACGTCTTCGAAGCCCTCAAAGAGCTGAAAGCCAGCGAAGAACGTTTCGACGTGATCGTCGCCGACCCGCCGGCCTTCATCAAACGCAAAAAAGACATGAAAAACGGCGAAGGCGCCTACCGCCGCCTGAACGAGCAAGCCATGCGCCTGCTCAGCAAGGACGGCATCCTGGTCAGCGCCTCGTGCTCGATGCACCTGCCGGAAGACGACCTGCAAAACATCCTGCTGACCAGCGCCCGCCACCTGGACCGCAATATCCAGATGCTCGAACGCGGCGGCCAGGGCCCGGACCACCCGGTGCACCCGGCAATTGCCGAGACGCGCTACATCAAGAGCATTACCTGCCGGTTGTTGCCTAACAGCTAAGGTAGGCCGCGCTCTGCGATAGAGCGCGGATCAAAATGTGGGAGCACACCAGCTCCCACATTTTTCGCTGTGTCAGAAACATTGCCACACAGGTCCCTACGCGCATCCCACAACGTTTTTGATTGAATTTCGCAGGTCGCAGACTAGTATCGGTTGCTGGTTTCACTCCGGAAAACAAAAACAATGTCTGAGTCCACCTGCTCGCTCCCGCTCAGTGGCGGCGCCAAGCATCAACAACGCTCGCGCTTCATCCTCATCACCTGCATTTCACTGATCAGCTTCTTTCCGATCAACATTCTCCTGCCCTCATTTCCCGCGCTGGCTACCCGGTTCGACATGCCGACGGCAGACATCGCACTGTCCATCAGCCTGTTCACCCTGGTCTTTTCCATCTCGCAACTGGTCGCCGGCCCGCTGTCGGATAAATGGGGCCGCAAGGAAGTCCTGCTCGGCTGCATCACCTTGTCGATCCTGGGCGCGATTGGCTGCGCGCTGGCCGCGGACTACCTGACCTTCTTGCTGTTTCGCTCTGTACAGGCGATGGGCTGTGGTTTCTTCGTGCTGGGCCACGCCCTGGTGGAAGACCTGTTCGAGGAACAGGATCGAGCCCGGGTACGCCTCTATTACATGACCCTGAGTGGTTCGTTTGTCGCGCTGTCACCCCTGATAGGCTCCTGGCTGCAAACCACCTTCGACTGGCAAGGCAGCTTCTACGGATTCGCGCTGATGGCGCTGGGCATGTTGATCCATGCGTTCTGCATCCTGCCGTCCAAATCCGCCAGCCCCCACCGCGCGCCGGTTTCGATCATCGGTACGCTGAAAGCCGTCGCAAGCAATCGAGACTTCCTGCGTTACTGGTGGATCGCCGCGCTGGTGTTTGCCTGTTATTTCGCGCTGATCAGCGTGACGCCGCTGATTTTCATGGATGCACTGAAACTGTCCGAATACCAGTACGCCCTGGTGCTGATGGTATACGGCGTGGCCTATCTGCTCGGCGGCGTCGCGGCGTCGTATTTGCAAAAGCGCATCCCGCTGTCCCGGCAAATCAACTTCGGCCTCGGCTTGCTGCTTGTCGCCGGTGTGCTGTTGACACTGATCGTCAGCTTTGAGGCCATCACCACCGTCACCCTGCTGATTCCGATGCTGATCAGCGCCCTGGCCGTTACCCTGGTTCGGCCTGCCGCGATTTCTGCGGCGATGTTGCTGTTCTCCAGCAGTGCCGGCACCGCAGCATCGGCAGGCAACAGCATCATGTTCCTCACTGCCGCCGTCAGCAGCGCCGCCCTAGCGCAAACCGGAACGCATTTGCTGATGACCATTGCTGTCAGCTTCATCCTTTTCAGCTTGTGGGGTTGGTTGACGAATGCGCGGGTCGGGCGCTGACGCCCCGCCACACGTCCCGTAAGCGCTGTCTGCACGCTTACGGCCATTCCCTCCAGCCGCCAGCGGTGTAGAATCGGGTCTATTCATCGCCAGTCATCCCCCGGCGGGTTTATGAGCTCAAGGCCCAAGCACGCGGCGATCCCGCGACGCGAGTGGCAACTTTTGGACACACGGCCATTTTCGGAGTGCTCCAGACGTCAATAGAAGCTCTCTCCCCAGTAGTACCTGATTAGTAGTTACCTGATTAGCCGCCCGGAGTGCTCCAATGCCTGATTACCGCTCGAAAACATCCACCCACGGCCGCAACATGGCCGGCGCCCGCGCACTGTGGCGTGCCACGGGGATGAAAGATGACGACTTCAAAAAGCCGATCATCGCGATTGCCAACTCGTTCACCCAATTCGTACCCGGCCACGTCCACCTCAAGGACCTGGGCCAGCTGGTCGCCCGCGAGATCGAACGCGCCGGCGGTGTCGCCAAAGAATTCAACACCATCGCCGTGGATGACGGCATCGCCATGGGCCATGACGGCATGCTGTATTCGCTGCCGAGCCGCGAGATCATCGCCGACTCCGTGGAATACATGGTCAACGCCCACTGCGCCGACGCCATCGTGTGCATCTCCAACTGCGACAAGATCACCCCCGGCATGCTGATGGCCTCCCTGCGCCTGAACATCCCGGTGATCTTCGTCTCCGGCGGCCCGATGGAAGCCGGCAAGACCAAGCTCGCCTCCCACGGCCTCGACCTGGTCGATGCCATGGTCATCGCCGCCGATTCCAGCGCCTCTGACGAGAAGGTCGCGGAATACGAGCGCAGCGCGTGCCCAACCTGTGGTTCGTGCTCCGGCATGTTCACCGCCAACTCGATGAATTGCCTGGTGGAAGCCCTGGGCCTGGCGTTGCCGGGTAACGGTTCGACCCTGGCCACCCACAGCGACCGCGAGCAACTGTTCCTGCAAGCCGGCCGCACCATCGTCGAGCTGTGCAAGCGTTACTACACCGAGAACGATGAGTCGGTGTTGCCGCGTAACATCGCCAACTTCAAGGCGTTCGAAAACGCCATGACTCTGGATATCGCCATGGGCGGTTCC of Pseudomonas fluorescens contains these proteins:
- a CDS encoding HDOD domain-containing protein is translated as MPPQPQIMVDLQMEQYMPDPDLEVIARLISQDPGLSGALLKIVNSPYYGLSNKIASIQRAVNLLGSRSIINLINAQSIKGEMSDDTIVTLNRFWDTAQDVAMTCLTLAKRTGSQTVDEAYALGLFHDCGVPLMFKRFPNYMAVLEEAYANAGPDCRVVDTENNAFNTNHAVVGYYTAKSWRLPEHVTDAIANHHNALAIFSDESSRTPQLKNLLAILKMAEHICSSYRVLGSQAEDHEWNAIGHLVLDYVGLSDYDFESMKLSIRELGAH
- the mutM gene encoding bifunctional DNA-formamidopyrimidine glycosylase/DNA-(apurinic or apyrimidinic site) lyase; amino-acid sequence: MPELPEVETTRRGIAPHLEGQRVSRVVVRERRLRWPIPEDLDVRLSGQRIVLVERRAKYLLINAELGTLISHLGMSGNLRLVEVGLPALKHEHVDIELESGLALRYTDPRRFGAMLWSQDPHNHALLMRLGPEPLTELFDGERLFQLSRGKSVAVKPFIMDNAVVVGVGNIYATEALFAAGIDPRRAAGGISRGRYLKLAIEIKRVLAAAIERGGTTLRDFIGGDGQPGYFQQELFVYGRGGEACKVCGSELRNVVLGQRASVFCPKCQS
- a CDS encoding MFS transporter produces the protein MSESTCSLPLSGGAKHQQRSRFILITCISLISFFPINILLPSFPALATRFDMPTADIALSISLFTLVFSISQLVAGPLSDKWGRKEVLLGCITLSILGAIGCALAADYLTFLLFRSVQAMGCGFFVLGHALVEDLFEEQDRARVRLYYMTLSGSFVALSPLIGSWLQTTFDWQGSFYGFALMALGMLIHAFCILPSKSASPHRAPVSIIGTLKAVASNRDFLRYWWIAALVFACYFALISVTPLIFMDALKLSEYQYALVLMVYGVAYLLGGVAASYLQKRIPLSRQINFGLGLLLVAGVLLTLIVSFEAITTVTLLIPMLISALAVTLVRPAAISAAMLLFSSSAGTAASAGNSIMFLTAAVSSAALAQTGTHLLMTIAVSFILFSLWGWLTNARVGR
- a CDS encoding class I SAM-dependent rRNA methyltransferase; this translates as MSLPSLRLKANADRRLRNGHLWVYSNEIDVAATPLHGFQAGDQAILEAAGGKTLGIVAMSPNNLICARLLSRDIKLPLDKSLLVHRINVALSLRDRLFDKPFYRLVYGDSDLLPGLVVDRFGDILVVQIASATMEAHKADVIAALTQVLKPSGILFKNDSAARDAEGLNRYVETVFGLVPEWVALEENGVKFEAPVIQGQKTGWFYDHRMNRARLAPYAKGKRVLDLYSYIGGWGVQAAAFGASEVFCVDASAFALDGVERNAALNGVAEKMTCIEGDVFEALKELKASEERFDVIVADPPAFIKRKKDMKNGEGAYRRLNEQAMRLLSKDGILVSASCSMHLPEDDLQNILLTSARHLDRNIQMLERGGQGPDHPVHPAIAETRYIKSITCRLLPNS
- a CDS encoding YfhL family 4Fe-4S dicluster ferredoxin; translated protein: MSLIITDDCINCDVCEPECPNAAISQGEEIYVIDPNLCTQCVGHYDEPQCQQVCPVDCIPLDEAHPETEEQLMEKYRKITGKA